TGAAAAATTTGGTTATTTGACCAGTTGTCCGACCAATACAGGTACAGGCATGCGCGCTTCTGTTATGCTTCACTTGCCCGCCTTAACCATGTCCCATCAAATCAATCGGATCATCCCGGCTATATCCCGTCTGGGGATGGTTGTAAGAGGGATTTATGGAGAGGGAAGTGAAGCGCTTGGAAATATATACCAGATTTCTAATCAAGTAACGCTAGGGAAATCTGAGTATGAGATTTTGCAGGATTTGCAAAACATGACCGAGCAGATTATCGAACAGGAAAGAAGAGCAAGAGAAGCGTTAAATGCGAATTCTTCGCTGCTTTTGGAAGATAGGGTTTATCGGTCGTTAGGTGTGTTGACCCATGCCCGGCTGTTAAATACAGAAGAGGCAGCCACTTGTTTATCGGATGTCAGGCTTGGCATTGACCTTGATCTGATTACAAACGTTGATATGTCCATATTAAATGAACTGATGGTCTTTATGCAGCCTGCCTTTTTACAGCAGTATGCAGGGCGTCCATTGGAAGCGAAGGAACGGGACCTTGCCCGAGCGGAATTGTTCCGAGAGAGGTTAGCTGATAACGGGATAAATACAAAAGGAGAGGATTTTGCATGATGTTCAACCGATTCACACAACGCGCACAAAAAGTTCTTCAATTAGCCCAAGAAGAGGCAATCCGCATGAAGCACGAATCGATCGGAACTGAGCATATTCTGCTTGGTTTGATCCGAGAAGGTGGCGGAATCGCTGCAAAAGCTCTTGAAGCGATTGAAGTGAATACACAATTGATCGAAGATGGTGTTAAAGAATTAGTGGGAGTCGGAGAAAAAGATGTCGGCCCGATTGTTCATTATACGCCGCGAGCTAAAAAAGTCATTGAACTGTCTGTTGATGAATCTCGTAAGCTTGGCCATTCTTATATCGGAACTGAGCATTTATTGCTTGCGCTTATCCGTGAAGGGGAAGGCGTCGCTGCACGTGTACTCGGCAATGCCGGTGTCAGCTTGAACAAAGCCCGCCAGCAAGTATTGCAGTTGCTTGGCAGTAACGAGCAAGCATCAACTGGCACAAGCCCAAATGCTTCGGCCAACACACCAACTCTAGATGGTCTAGCACGCGATTTGACACAAGTCGCGCGTGAAGGTAGCTTGGATCCGGTGATCGGGCGCAGTGATGAAATCACGCGTGTGATTGAAGTATTGAGCCGTAGAACGAAAAACAACCCGGTATTGATTGGGGAGCCAGGTGTCGGTAAAACGGCCATTGCAGAAGGGCTTGCGCAACAGATTGTTAATAATGAAATTCCAGAAACTTTGCGTGATAAACGCGTCATGGTACTGGATATGGGAACGGTTGTTGCCGGAACGAAATACCGCGGTGAATTTGAAGACCGCTTGAAAAAAGTGATGGATGAAATTCGCCAAGCGGGAAATGTCATTCTCTTCATTGATGAGCTTCATACCTTAATCGGTGCTGGTGGGGCTGAAGGCGCAATTGATGCTTCGAATATCTTGAAGCCTTCCCTTGCACGTGGTGAGTTGCAGTGCATTGGTGCGACCACGCTTGATGAATACCGCAAATACATCGAAAAAGATGCAGCGCTTGAGCGTCGCTTCCAGCCTATCCAAGTGGATGAGCCATCGGTTGAGGAATCCATTGAGATCATCAAAGGGTTGCGTGACCGTTACGAGGCGCATCACCGTGTGAAAATTACCGATGAAGCGATTGTTGCGGCAGCTAAAATGTCTGACCGTTACATTTCCGACCGCTTCTTGCCGGATAAAGCGATTGATTTGATCGATGAGGCCGGTTCAAAAGTGCGCTTGCGTTCGTATACGACTCCACCTGATTTGAAAGAGCTTGAAGCTCGTCTCGAAGCTGCGCGTTCTGAAAAGAATGAAGCGGTACAGAGCCAGGAATTCGAAAAGGCGGCTTCTCTTCGCGATGCCGAGCAGAAACTGAAAGATGAGCTCGATCAGACGAAGAAAGAATGGAAAGAAAAACAAGGCAAAGAAGAATCTGAAGTGACAGTCGAAGATATCGCAAAAGTTGTCTCTATGTGGACAGGCGTGCCGGTATCGAGATTAGCACAGACAGAATCTGATAAATTGCTGAATCTAGAGCAGATTCTCCATAGCCGTGTCATCGGCCAAGATGAAGCAGTGACGTCGATTTCGAAAGCGATCCGCCGTGCACGTGCCGGGTTGAAAGATCCAAAACGTCCGATCGGCTCATTCATTTTCCTAGGGCCTACGGGTGTCGGTAAAACGGAACTCGCGAAAGCTTTGGCCGAGTCAATGTTCGGAGATGAAGATGCCATGATTCGCATCGATATGTCCGAATACATGGAACGCCATACGACTTCACGCCTTGTGGGTTCACCTCCGGGTTACGTTGGATATGAAGAAGGCGGCCAATTGACGGAGAAAGTCCGCAGAAAGCCGTATTCAGTAGTCTTGCTAGACGAAATTGAGAAAGCACACCCTGAAGTCTTCAACATCCTGTTGCAAGTGCTTGAAGATGGCCATTTGACCGATTCGAAAGGACGCCGCGTCGATTTCCGCAATACGGTGATCATTATGACATCGAACGTCGGTGCACAAGAACTGAAATACAATAAATATGTTGGTTTCAACTTGGAAGATTCGAAAACGGATTACAAAGACATGAAAGGCAAGATGCTTGCGGAACTGAAGAAAGCGTTCCGTCCGGAATTCTTGAACCGTGTCGATGATATGATCGTCTTCCATTCACTTGAAAAGAACGACTTGCGCAAGATTGTCGAGCTGATGACGCAGCAGTTGACGGCCCGTTTGAAAGAACAGGACATCGACTTGGAGCTAACCGAAGCAGCGCTTGATAAAATTGCCAAAGAGGGGTATGATCCGGAATACGGAGCACGTCCTTTGCGCCGCTCACTTCAAAAATATGTCGAAGACCGTTTGTCTGAAGAGTTGCTGAAAGGTACAGCGATTGCCGGGCAAAAAATTATCTTCGATGTAAAAGACGAAGAATTCTTCGTCCGTACGAATGAAGAGGCCGTGAAGAAATCGTAACGATATCCCGCCCGCCGGATATAGCTCCGGCGGGCTTTTTCTATATATAGGAGGTAACTATGGCGAAGAAAAAAATAAAGTTCATCTGCCAATCCTGTGGTTATGAGTCTGCGAAGTGGATGGGGAAATGTCCGGGTTGTGCAGCTTGGAATACGATGACAGAAGAGACCGAAGTGGCAGCACCGAAAGGCACGAGAGGCGCATTCCAGCACAGCGCGCCGCAAATTGCCCAAAAAGCGACACCGATCAATTCGATTGAAACAAAAGAAGAGCCGCGAACAAAAACGGAGATGGAAGAGCTCAACCGTGTACTTGGCGGTGGAATCGTTTCCGGGTCGCTCGTGCTAATTGGCGGCGATCCAGGAATCGGGAAGTCCACTTTACTCTTGCAAGTGTCCGCATTGCTTGCGAAAGCGGGCAAGAAAGTGCTGTATATTTCAGGTGAGGAATCCATCCGTCAGACGAAGATGCGGGCAGAGAGGTTAGATGCAGTGTCTGGAGATTTATTGATTTTTGCGGAAACCAATTTGGAGCTGATTCATCATACGATTGAAGAAGTAGAGCCAGATTTTGTGATTGTCGATTCGATTCAGACAGTCTATCATCCGGAAGTGACGTCTGCGCCAGGCAGTGTGACGCAAGTGCGCGAGAGCACAGCGGAATTGATGAGGGTGGCGAAAACCAAAAACATCGCGATTTTCCTTGTCGGCCACGTGACGAAAGAAGGCCAAATTGCAGGACCGCGTATTTTGGAACACATGGTGGATACGGTGTTGTATTTTGAAGGAGAACGTCATCACACGTACCGGATCTTGCGCAGCGTCAAAAACCGTTTTGGCTCGACGAATGAAATCGCGATTTTTGAAATGCTGCAAGGCGGGTTAAAGGAAGTATTGAACCCATCCGAGCTATTTCTACAGGAACGTTCGAGCGGAACGGCAGGATCGACAGTGGTCGCTTCGATGGAAGGGACAAGGCCAATCCTGGTGGAGATTCAGGCATTGGTTACACCATCAAGCTTTAATTACCCGAAGCGGATGGCGACAGGAATTGATCAGAACCGGGTGTCGTTATTGATGGCGGTACTGGAGAAGCGCGTCGGGTTGATGTTGCAGTCACAAGATGCATATATCAAAGTAGCAGGCGGCGTAAAGCTGGATGAACCAGCGATCGATTTAGCAGTGCTCGCGAGCATTGTTTCGAGTTTCCGGGATATTGCGCCGAAAGTAGATGATTGCATTATCGGTGAAGTCGGATTGACTGGCGAAGTGCGGCGGGTATCGCGCATCGAGCAACGCGTGCAGGAAGCGGCGAAACTTGGGTTTAAACGCGCTATTATTCCAAATTCAAATATGGGTGGCTGGGATTTTCCGGAAGGAATACGCGTCGTAGGTGTGGAAACTATAAACGAGGCGCTGAAGGAATTATTCCCACAACAATGAGGGGCAGCAATGCCTCTTTTTTTCTATTCATGGCAGCGTAAGGCTATGCAGAGAGTTTCATATACAAAACGTGTATAATATTAAGGAGAAGGAGGTGCAATGGATGCTTCGAAAAATTATTCAGCTGTTGTTTTTATTAATCGGCGCTACGGTGGGAATTTTGTTTTTGCCATATGCTTTTGAACTTATTTCTATCTCTAATAATTTTTGGATTAACAACCCGTATGTAGCTGCAATTATCGGTGCTGCGATTTTTTATGTATTGTCATTGCTATTCGTCGATTCGATTGTCCATTTTATGAAATGGATGGAAGGCAAACTGCTCCACGCCCCGACGGCGGATCTATTGTTTGGAACGATTGGGTTGATTATCGGCTTGGTAGTCGCTTTTTTGGTCGGCTTCGCTTTGAATACCATTGATGTGCCATTAATCGCTACGGTGGCTCCTATCATTTTATCGGTAGTTTTGGGTTATTTAGGTTTCCAGGTTGGCTTTCAAAAAAGGGACGAGTTGATGGGGATGCTCACGCCTGCCAAATTGCCAAGTGTGAAAAAGGCGGAAGATGATCCAGTGGAACAATCCGCCTATAAATTGCTCGATACGAGTGTCATCATCGACGGGCGCATTGCGGATATTTCTGAAACCGGATTTATGGAAGGGACGTTTGTCGTTCCGCAATTCGTGATCGCTGAGCTTCAACACATTGCCGATTCATCGGATACCTTGAAGCGTACGCGCGGCAGGAGAGGGCTCGATATTTTGAAACGCCTGCAAACAGAGCGTGTCGGTGCGATCATGATCACGGAAGAGGATTTTGG
This is a stretch of genomic DNA from Planococcus maritimus. It encodes these proteins:
- a CDS encoding protein arginine kinase, translated to MAIDRFLQPRASSWMANNGEHVDIAMSTRIRLARNLEEFKFPYAFSEDEALKVDKAISSVLLDKGKECGYDFTHISVEELNELQREVLVEKHLISPYLANSQHSSAVLLSDEEELSVMINEEDHMRIQSLQSGFHLQEAYDIANKMDSLLEEHLSYAFHEKFGYLTSCPTNTGTGMRASVMLHLPALTMSHQINRIIPAISRLGMVVRGIYGEGSEALGNIYQISNQVTLGKSEYEILQDLQNMTEQIIEQERRAREALNANSSLLLEDRVYRSLGVLTHARLLNTEEAATCLSDVRLGIDLDLITNVDMSILNELMVFMQPAFLQQYAGRPLEAKERDLARAELFRERLADNGINTKGEDFA
- a CDS encoding ATP-dependent Clp protease ATP-binding subunit, whose protein sequence is MMFNRFTQRAQKVLQLAQEEAIRMKHESIGTEHILLGLIREGGGIAAKALEAIEVNTQLIEDGVKELVGVGEKDVGPIVHYTPRAKKVIELSVDESRKLGHSYIGTEHLLLALIREGEGVAARVLGNAGVSLNKARQQVLQLLGSNEQASTGTSPNASANTPTLDGLARDLTQVAREGSLDPVIGRSDEITRVIEVLSRRTKNNPVLIGEPGVGKTAIAEGLAQQIVNNEIPETLRDKRVMVLDMGTVVAGTKYRGEFEDRLKKVMDEIRQAGNVILFIDELHTLIGAGGAEGAIDASNILKPSLARGELQCIGATTLDEYRKYIEKDAALERRFQPIQVDEPSVEESIEIIKGLRDRYEAHHRVKITDEAIVAAAKMSDRYISDRFLPDKAIDLIDEAGSKVRLRSYTTPPDLKELEARLEAARSEKNEAVQSQEFEKAASLRDAEQKLKDELDQTKKEWKEKQGKEESEVTVEDIAKVVSMWTGVPVSRLAQTESDKLLNLEQILHSRVIGQDEAVTSISKAIRRARAGLKDPKRPIGSFIFLGPTGVGKTELAKALAESMFGDEDAMIRIDMSEYMERHTTSRLVGSPPGYVGYEEGGQLTEKVRRKPYSVVLLDEIEKAHPEVFNILLQVLEDGHLTDSKGRRVDFRNTVIIMTSNVGAQELKYNKYVGFNLEDSKTDYKDMKGKMLAELKKAFRPEFLNRVDDMIVFHSLEKNDLRKIVELMTQQLTARLKEQDIDLELTEAALDKIAKEGYDPEYGARPLRRSLQKYVEDRLSEELLKGTAIAGQKIIFDVKDEEFFVRTNEEAVKKS
- the radA gene encoding DNA repair protein RadA, whose amino-acid sequence is MAKKKIKFICQSCGYESAKWMGKCPGCAAWNTMTEETEVAAPKGTRGAFQHSAPQIAQKATPINSIETKEEPRTKTEMEELNRVLGGGIVSGSLVLIGGDPGIGKSTLLLQVSALLAKAGKKVLYISGEESIRQTKMRAERLDAVSGDLLIFAETNLELIHHTIEEVEPDFVIVDSIQTVYHPEVTSAPGSVTQVRESTAELMRVAKTKNIAIFLVGHVTKEGQIAGPRILEHMVDTVLYFEGERHHTYRILRSVKNRFGSTNEIAIFEMLQGGLKEVLNPSELFLQERSSGTAGSTVVASMEGTRPILVEIQALVTPSSFNYPKRMATGIDQNRVSLLMAVLEKRVGLMLQSQDAYIKVAGGVKLDEPAIDLAVLASIVSSFRDIAPKVDDCIIGEVGLTGEVRRVSRIEQRVQEAAKLGFKRAIIPNSNMGGWDFPEGIRVVGVETINEALKELFPQQ
- a CDS encoding PIN/TRAM domain-containing protein, which gives rise to MLRKIIQLLFLLIGATVGILFLPYAFELISISNNFWINNPYVAAIIGAAIFYVLSLLFVDSIVHFMKWMEGKLLHAPTADLLFGTIGLIIGLVVAFLVGFALNTIDVPLIATVAPIILSVVLGYLGFQVGFQKRDELMGMLTPAKLPSVKKAEDDPVEQSAYKLLDTSVIIDGRIADISETGFMEGTFVVPQFVIAELQHIADSSDTLKRTRGRRGLDILKRLQTERVGAIMITEEDFGDAAEVDMKLMRAAQKMGGKVVTNDFNLNKVCELHNVPVLNINDLANAVKPVVIPGEEMHVVVIKDGKEQNQGVAYLDDGTMIVIEEGKGHIGEAIDVVVTSVLQTSAGRMIFAKPKGLAVKKNGSKK